The following are encoded in a window of Candidatus Jordarchaeales archaeon genomic DNA:
- a CDS encoding amidase, translating to MRGEELCWMSAVELSRAIAAREISPVDVVEAVLERIHKCNPKINAVVTLLEDEARQEARRAEEEARRGVRRPLLGVPVTVKDNIMTKGVRTTYGSKMFENFVPREDAILVERLKRAGAIIVGKTNLPEFGLIPITDNPVFGVTRNPWDLERTPGGSSGGAAAAVASGMCPVAIGNDGGGSIRIPSALCGVYGFKPSFGRVPSYHDPPIFLDMVSNGPITRSVADAALVMDVIAGPDERDRTSLPAVGFSYLERLEEGVEGKRFAYSPDLGYAVVDPEVEEITRRAAFSFEEAGAKVEEVKVSIPNMEGELITIVLAEVVTMVGDKLEEWKKVAYPLYLSFLPLAETLSFKDYVKVRAKREELWDAVRKVFESYDFLLTPTTAVPTFRLEEGMGPTEIAGKPVGPLGWMPFTYPFNFTGQPAASVPCGFTKSGLPVGLQIVGRRHDDLGVLQASRAFEKIRPWHDRKPPL from the coding sequence TTGCGCGGTGAAGAGCTATGCTGGATGAGTGCTGTTGAGCTTTCGAGGGCTATAGCTGCCCGCGAAATCTCCCCCGTGGACGTCGTGGAAGCTGTGCTCGAAAGGATTCACAAGTGCAACCCAAAGATTAACGCCGTCGTAACCCTGCTTGAGGACGAGGCGAGGCAGGAGGCTAGGAGAGCGGAGGAAGAGGCTAGGAGGGGTGTAAGGCGACCACTGCTCGGCGTCCCCGTAACTGTTAAGGACAATATCATGACGAAGGGTGTGAGGACGACTTATGGCTCGAAGATGTTTGAGAACTTTGTTCCGAGGGAGGACGCAATACTTGTTGAGAGGCTGAAGAGAGCTGGCGCGATAATCGTTGGGAAGACAAACCTCCCCGAGTTCGGGCTGATACCGATAACGGATAACCCCGTCTTCGGGGTCACTAGGAACCCTTGGGATCTCGAAAGGACCCCTGGGGGGTCAAGTGGGGGAGCAGCAGCGGCTGTTGCCTCTGGAATGTGCCCGGTTGCCATAGGGAATGACGGAGGCGGGTCGATAAGGATACCGTCGGCGCTCTGTGGGGTTTACGGGTTTAAACCATCATTCGGCCGTGTTCCAAGCTACCATGATCCACCTATATTCCTCGACATGGTGTCTAACGGACCTATAACGAGGAGCGTTGCCGATGCCGCCTTAGTGATGGACGTGATAGCTGGACCGGATGAACGGGATAGGACTTCCCTCCCCGCGGTTGGATTCAGCTACCTTGAAAGGTTAGAGGAGGGCGTTGAGGGTAAAAGGTTTGCCTACTCTCCCGATTTAGGCTACGCGGTCGTTGACCCGGAAGTTGAAGAGATAACTAGGCGTGCAGCTTTTTCCTTTGAGGAAGCAGGAGCAAAGGTCGAGGAGGTCAAGGTTAGCATACCGAACATGGAGGGCGAGCTAATCACGATAGTTCTTGCCGAAGTCGTTACGATGGTTGGGGATAAGCTTGAGGAGTGGAAGAAGGTCGCATACCCGCTCTACCTAAGCTTTCTCCCCCTTGCGGAAACACTGTCGTTCAAGGACTACGTTAAGGTGCGTGCTAAAAGAGAAGAACTGTGGGACGCCGTAAGAAAGGTGTTCGAAAGCTACGACTTCCTCCTAACGCCGACGACAGCAGTCCCAACTTTCAGGCTCGAGGAGGGAATGGGGCCAACTGAGATCGCTGGAAAGCCTGTTGGACCGCTGGGTTGGATGCCCTTCACGTACCCGTTCAACTTCACGGGTCAGCCTGCAGCCTCAGTCCCTTGCGGTTTCACGAAGAGCGGGTTACCTGTAGGGCTCCAAATAGTTGGGAGGAGACATGACGACCTCGGTGTACTTCAAGCTTCAAGGGCATTCGAAAAGATCAGACCATGGCATGACAGAAAGCCGCCGCTCTAA
- a CDS encoding enoyl-CoA hydratase-related protein produces METVLYQKDGHVVVITINRPEVHNCIDPETNWKLADAWRKFCEDDDAWVAIVTGAGDKAFCTGADLKKWHSYVLEQRVNFPRRNAYYGPGFGGLTRGMQVFKPIIAAINGMCYAGGLELALAADIRIASEDARFGVLNRRWNVGLGDGGTQRLWRVVGLGRALELILTGKEIDAWEAYRIGLVNEVVPKERLMKRAREIADLICSYPQGSIRTDKEAVIRGLGLPLEEGLRLENLLFWTLLFDRDFFEGPRAFSEKRKPSYRNETEKLGEVIRV; encoded by the coding sequence GTGGAAACTGTTCTATACCAAAAGGATGGACACGTAGTTGTGATAACAATTAACAGGCCCGAGGTACACAACTGCATAGACCCTGAAACGAACTGGAAGCTTGCAGACGCGTGGCGCAAGTTCTGCGAGGACGACGACGCCTGGGTAGCCATAGTGACGGGGGCGGGCGACAAGGCGTTCTGCACGGGGGCGGACCTCAAAAAGTGGCACAGCTACGTCCTAGAACAAAGAGTGAACTTTCCTAGGAGGAACGCCTACTATGGTCCAGGATTTGGGGGGTTGACGCGCGGCATGCAGGTCTTTAAGCCGATAATAGCGGCGATAAACGGAATGTGCTACGCTGGAGGGCTGGAGCTCGCATTGGCGGCGGACATAAGGATAGCCTCCGAAGACGCGCGGTTCGGAGTGCTAAACAGGAGGTGGAACGTCGGTCTCGGCGACGGTGGAACCCAAAGGCTTTGGAGAGTTGTGGGGCTTGGGAGGGCGCTTGAGCTCATCCTCACAGGCAAAGAGATAGATGCGTGGGAGGCTTACAGGATAGGGTTGGTCAACGAAGTCGTACCAAAGGAGAGGCTGATGAAGAGGGCGAGGGAAATAGCGGACCTCATATGCAGCTACCCGCAAGGGTCTATTAGGACAGATAAAGAGGCGGTCATAAGGGGGCTCGGGCTCCCGCTGGAAGAAGGCTTAAGGCTGGAAAACCTCCTCTTCTGGACGCTGCTCTTCGACAGGGATTTCTTCGAGGGGCCGAGGGCCTTTAGTGAGAAGAGAAAGCCCAGCTATAGAAACGAGACCGAGAAGCTCGGAGAAGTAATAAGGGTGTGA
- a CDS encoding sugar phosphate isomerase/epimerase family protein — MKVCMENITIFDPVDEARFAVENGFDGFELAIEYPSSTPDHVLSKRRELVDVLSSGSLYRLVHVPTFVDISNFYDELREASVRVTLKAMEAAHAIEAEVVVVHPGFRFPLTPRDVSFRNTVQSLSRLLEVAEEYGFVLGVENLPPGVFPGADYFTCVDDFRELFSQLGSERLKFTLDIAHASIKPSDPPLKFIEELRGHIVHVHISDNFGSRDDHLPLGVGRIDYKTPLKVLKKEGYSETVTLEVFTPEREYLILSKKKIL, encoded by the coding sequence GTGAAAGTGTGCATGGAGAACATTACCATTTTCGACCCTGTTGACGAGGCGAGGTTCGCTGTCGAAAACGGTTTCGACGGCTTCGAACTGGCAATAGAGTACCCTTCTTCAACCCCCGACCACGTGCTCTCTAAGAGAAGAGAGCTTGTTGACGTCCTTTCGTCCGGTAGCCTCTATAGGCTGGTCCATGTTCCAACTTTCGTGGACATCTCAAACTTCTACGATGAGCTTAGGGAGGCCTCCGTTAGAGTCACCTTGAAAGCTATGGAGGCCGCACACGCCATAGAGGCCGAGGTTGTAGTCGTCCACCCGGGGTTCCGGTTCCCCCTTACCCCGCGCGATGTCTCGTTCAGGAACACGGTTCAGTCCCTTAGCAGGCTACTCGAAGTGGCTGAAGAGTACGGCTTCGTGCTCGGAGTCGAGAACCTGCCTCCAGGTGTCTTTCCGGGGGCCGACTACTTCACTTGTGTTGACGATTTCAGGGAGCTTTTCAGCCAGCTTGGCTCGGAGAGGTTGAAGTTCACACTAGACATTGCGCACGCGAGCATTAAGCCTTCAGATCCACCCTTGAAGTTCATTGAGGAGTTACGTGGACACATAGTTCACGTCCACATCAGCGACAACTTCGGAAGCAGAGACGACCACCTTCCACTTGGAGTTGGGCGCATAGATTACAAGACCCCTCTAAAGGTGCTGAAGAAGGAAGGTTACAGTGAAACTGTGACCCTTGAGGTTTTCACGCCTGAAAGAGAATACTTGATCCTCAGTAAAAAGAAGATCCTCTAG